The DNA region GCGGGCGTGGCGACCGGCGCGGCGGTGGCGATCGCGGTCATCTGCCACGATTTCGCCGACGGTTTCAACACTTTCACCCTGACCACGCTGTACGGCAATGCGCGCAAGCGCGCTCTGGTCATGCTCGGCCTGGATGCGGTGGCCCCGGTGGTGGGCGCGGTGATCGGTACCGTGGTCAAGGTTCCATCGGGACTGGTCGGACTGTTCTTGGGCTATTTCGCGGGCTTCCTGCTGTATCTCGCCACGGCCGATATCCTGCCCGAGGCACACGCGGGCAAACCCGCGCGCGGACCGCTCTTCTGCACACTGGCAGGGGTGCTGTTCATGTTGGGTGTTGCGGCACTGAGTCATTGAATACCCACTGGGCCGGGGAAATGCTGGTACACCGGTAGAGAGACAACTGCTCGAGCCGGCGGGTGAACCGCAATCGGGAGGGTCCGTGAACAGCGACAGACGCGGTGGCGGCGGACGTGTGCTCGCGCTGTTCGTCGTGGTCGTGCTCGGCATCACCGGATTCCTCGGCTACCGCGGCGAACTGCCCCGCTGGCCCTTCGGCGACCACTACACCACCGCCGGCCTGATCGGCCCGTCGCTGCCGCCGCTCGACCCCGCCCTGGTGTCGCGGGTCGCCGAACCGGCGCTGGTGAACATCACCGCCGGCATCCGCCCCTACGGGATGGGCGCGGCCGGATCCGGCATCGTGCTGAGCGCCCAGGGCGAGGTGCTCACCAGCCACCACGTCATCAAAGGCGCTGACACCGTGACGGTTTCCGATGTCGGCACCGGCGCCGTCTACACCGCCACGGTCGCCGGCTACGACTCGATGGCCGATATCGCGCTGCTGGATCTGCAGGGCGCGGACGGTCTGCCGGTCGCCCGGATCGGCAGCTCCGCCCCGCTGCACGTGGGCGACGACGTGCTGGCCATCGGCAATGCCGGCGGCACCGGGTCACCGACCGCGGTGCGCGGGCCCATCACCAATCTGGATTCGGCCATCGTGGCCCGCAATGCCGCCGACCTGACCCGGAAGTCGTTGCGCGGCATGATCGAGGTCGCGGCCGCAGTGGCCGCCGGGCAGTCCGGCGGCGCGCTGGTGGACCGCTACGGCTCGGTGATCGGCGTGGTCACCGCCGCCTCGGGCGATGCGCAGAAGACCCTGGGCAAGGGCCCCAACGGGTATGCGGTGCCGATCGACACCGCCATGGG from Nocardia tengchongensis includes:
- a CDS encoding S1C family serine protease yields the protein MNSDRRGGGGRVLALFVVVVLGITGFLGYRGELPRWPFGDHYTTAGLIGPSLPPLDPALVSRVAEPALVNITAGIRPYGMGAAGSGIVLSAQGEVLTSHHVIKGADTVTVSDVGTGAVYTATVAGYDSMADIALLDLQGADGLPVARIGSSAPLHVGDDVLAIGNAGGTGSPTAVRGPITNLDSAIVARNAADLTRKSLRGMIEVAAAVAAGQSGGALVDRYGSVIGVVTAASGDAQKTLGKGPNGYAVPIDTAMGVVRQIRSGTPTDTVHIGPTATLGILTSDAQPAAQSAVPAGARIDVAIYGLPAYEAGLADGEIITALDDRPITGSQMLKAALNAHRPDDVVRLELSDPGGARRTVSVTLTVGPPN